In Chryseobacterium shigense, the following proteins share a genomic window:
- a CDS encoding dicarboxylate/amino acid:cation symporter — protein MKGQNKLFIAIIIALIVGVGIGGLVHIQYPESAEPFSKNIKLLGTVFIRLVQMIIAPLVFTTLVVGIAKMSDIKMIGRVGTKAMLWFISASLISLFIGLILVNWLEPGHVTKLPIQDAAAADDLLKSSKSFSMEDFVKHMIPKSLFEAFATNEVLQIVVFSIMFGVALANLGEDYSKPVVKLFDIIAHAILKMVGYIMWFAPLGVLGAIAAVVAVNGFEIFKVYAIYLRDFFFALGVLWVVLLLVGYLILGNRLFELIKRIKAPLLIAFSTTSSEAVFPKLVEELEKFGCNNRVVSFILPLGYSFNLDGSMMYMTFASIFIAQIYGIEMELGQQITMLLVLMLTSKGIAGVPRASLVIIVATCSMFGIPPEGIALILPIDHFCDMGRSMTNVLGNALATSAVSKWEGQLENTPQEV, from the coding sequence ATGAAAGGACAAAATAAACTTTTTATTGCCATTATCATTGCGCTTATTGTAGGAGTAGGAATCGGAGGCCTGGTACACATACAGTATCCTGAGAGTGCAGAGCCGTTTTCCAAAAATATCAAATTGTTGGGAACCGTTTTTATCAGGCTTGTACAGATGATTATTGCGCCGCTGGTTTTTACAACTCTGGTAGTGGGAATTGCCAAGATGAGCGATATCAAAATGATTGGAAGGGTAGGAACAAAAGCAATGCTGTGGTTCATCAGTGCTTCATTGATTTCTCTTTTTATAGGATTGATCCTGGTAAACTGGCTTGAGCCGGGCCACGTGACCAAGCTGCCTATCCAGGATGCTGCGGCTGCAGACGATCTTTTAAAAAGCAGTAAAAGTTTTTCTATGGAAGACTTTGTAAAGCACATGATCCCTAAAAGTTTATTTGAAGCCTTTGCCACCAATGAGGTACTTCAGATTGTGGTGTTTTCCATCATGTTCGGAGTGGCGTTGGCCAATTTAGGCGAAGATTATTCAAAGCCAGTAGTTAAACTTTTCGATATTATTGCCCATGCCATCCTTAAAATGGTTGGCTACATCATGTGGTTTGCACCGCTCGGGGTTTTGGGGGCTATTGCTGCGGTAGTAGCTGTTAACGGATTTGAAATATTTAAAGTATACGCAATTTACCTGAGAGACTTTTTCTTTGCATTGGGGGTGCTTTGGGTGGTGCTTCTGCTGGTTGGTTATCTGATCCTGGGAAACCGTCTTTTCGAATTGATTAAAAGAATTAAAGCTCCTTTACTGATTGCGTTCTCTACAACGAGTTCAGAAGCCGTTTTCCCAAAATTGGTGGAAGAGCTTGAAAAATTCGGATGTAACAACAGGGTAGTATCATTTATTTTACCTTTAGGATATTCGTTTAACCTTGACGGAAGTATGATGTACATGACCTTTGCTTCCATCTTTATTGCCCAGATCTACGGTATTGAAATGGAACTGGGTCAGCAGATCACCATGCTTCTTGTACTGATGTTAACGTCAAAAGGTATTGCAGGGGTTCCGAGAGCTTCCCTGGTCATTATTGTTGCAACATGCTCCATGTTCGGAATTCCGCCGGAAGGTATCGCTTTGATTTTACCAATTGACCATTTCTGCGATATGGGAAGAAGTATGACAAATGTGTTAGGAAATGCATTGGCTACTTCAGCTGTTTCCAAATGGGAAGGTCAGCTTGAAAATACACCTCAGGAAGTTTAA
- a CDS encoding BON domain-containing protein translates to MKKTIAMAALALAISFGAVSCKKKVSDADLQTQATTVVTANPNASVEVKEGVAHLSGTFADQQSKDAMIAKLKAITGVKEVMDMSTIAAPVEVAPVETASAVDPAVQKKVQDAVKDFPSVKVEVVNGQLTLTGNVSGLQARKIKESVDALKIGKYNNNLVVK, encoded by the coding sequence ATGAAAAAAACTATCGCAATGGCTGCATTAGCTCTAGCTATATCTTTTGGAGCGGTTTCTTGTAAAAAGAAAGTTTCTGATGCTGATCTTCAGACTCAGGCTACAACTGTGGTAACTGCTAATCCCAATGCTTCTGTAGAAGTAAAAGAAGGGGTGGCTCACTTAAGCGGAACCTTCGCAGACCAGCAGTCTAAAGATGCCATGATTGCTAAATTAAAAGCTATCACCGGAGTAAAAGAGGTAATGGATATGTCTACTATTGCTGCTCCTGTTGAGGTTGCACCGGTAGAAACGGCATCTGCTGTAGATCCTGCGGTTCAGAAAAAAGTTCAGGATGCTGTTAAAGATTTCCCTTCTGTAAAAGTAGAGGTTGTAAACGGACAGCTTACGCTTACAGGAAATGTTTCAGGCCTTCAGGCAAGAAAAATCAAAGAATCTGTAGATGCTTTGAAAATCGGAAAGTATAACAATAATCTAGTGGTAAAATAA
- a CDS encoding SH3 domain-containing protein, with protein sequence MSTLQDKYSSVVSAAQSAGISNLQVQEQDGILYVTGSASNTAAKDAVWNALGAIDSTYSSSDINIDVQVAGLTSGAALTVATEDSNLNIRQEPSTEAAVVGKAAKGSSVTLIEQTSDDWWKVKTDDGQEGYAYSRYLRA encoded by the coding sequence ATGAGCACATTACAAGATAAATATTCAAGTGTGGTTTCAGCAGCACAGTCTGCAGGAATTTCTAACCTTCAGGTTCAGGAGCAGGATGGTATTCTTTATGTTACAGGAAGCGCATCCAACACAGCAGCAAAAGATGCGGTATGGAATGCTTTGGGAGCTATTGATTCTACTTATTCCTCTTCAGACATCAACATTGATGTACAGGTAGCCGGGCTAACTTCTGGTGCTGCTTTAACGGTAGCTACGGAAGATTCTAACCTTAACATCAGACAGGAGCCTTCTACTGAAGCTGCTGTAGTAGGAAAAGCTGCAAAAGGTTCATCTGTAACTTTAATTGAGCAGACTTCTGATGACTGGTGGAAAGTGAAGACTGATGACGGTCAGGAAGGATATGCTTATTCAAGATATTTAAGAGCATAA
- a CDS encoding TonB-dependent receptor, whose amino-acid sequence MKKILWLLLLAVNSMMLHAQHFSINGKVSDPEKKPVQDATIYLLKEKDSSIINYTSTNKEGKFSLKTDVLNEPSILRVHHDKFSGYSQKIEKISQSLSLGDIELPSNKVQNIEEIKITVSPVKIKKDTIEFNAAALKVRPDSKIEELLKQIPGVEIGNDGKITVSGKEVDQVMINGKPFFDKDGKIALKNLPADIIKNIQFTTTKTKEEEFTGKAPKSNNTTINFNIDEKKNKGLISRLSLGYGSDKRYEGSAFISYFKKDTRINIIASSNNINSQGFSNDDVFDSMGRGRNSTGGSSGGGIQKSTTIGINYNDKLAKNADLDNFSITRSNSGSETGSKVSRTTLLPEYALTTHSESKGENNSEQYNFDTSAKITLDSLTTIYLSPKFNNSRNSSISNSNSSTSRDNSLLNESSSYTSSESESNSFTPNIYFLKQFRKKRRYLNATINTTISESTTSNLNKSGTVFYEGNSPYDNRNQLAETKNQNNNYYFGVGYSEPVSDSASVSLNLTYNSKISRDFRDVNDFNAVSGMYSDYNIFLSNSMNQKFNEINPTLSFDMAKKKFSVWAYMNVSISDMKVHSIYNGQAYSLQKNFTLPGYNVNFNYELAENKKIGLSNSSNFSIPGANQLIPYEDTSNPLSSHTGNPGLKNTWINSSSLYFSSYHRIKEMNYRLNVGFTYRNNDIVNYSRYDDSGKQLITYDNISGNKNVNATGDFSKSFKWKDSKLTINPRFSMLYNYNKGFINGQLFSSSSYSMSPGLNITYTLKDRLSIKPSYRLSYNSSKYTNYSIDKANTTNQTLKLELTNYIFNSRLVFGNDFEYSTNSNIAPGFKKDFYFWNTSLGYSFFDKQFTAKVKVYDVLNQNQSVKRTISNAYIEDREDLILRRYIMFSLSMKLNKFAGKKM is encoded by the coding sequence ATGAAGAAAATCTTATGGCTGCTGTTACTGGCAGTCAATAGTATGATGTTACATGCGCAACACTTTTCAATCAATGGAAAGGTCTCTGATCCTGAGAAAAAACCTGTACAGGATGCCACCATTTATCTTCTCAAAGAAAAAGATTCATCCATTATCAATTATACCTCTACGAATAAAGAAGGCAAATTTTCCCTGAAAACAGATGTTTTGAATGAGCCTTCGATTTTAAGGGTTCATCATGATAAATTCTCCGGTTATTCTCAGAAAATAGAAAAAATCAGCCAATCTCTTTCTTTGGGAGATATTGAACTTCCTTCAAATAAGGTGCAAAATATTGAGGAAATAAAAATTACCGTATCGCCCGTAAAAATTAAGAAAGACACGATAGAATTTAATGCAGCAGCACTTAAAGTACGTCCGGACAGTAAAATTGAGGAGCTTCTGAAACAGATTCCCGGTGTAGAGATCGGCAATGACGGTAAGATTACCGTAAGCGGAAAAGAAGTAGACCAGGTAATGATCAATGGCAAACCTTTTTTTGATAAAGACGGTAAAATTGCACTTAAGAACCTTCCTGCAGATATCATTAAAAACATCCAGTTTACCACCACCAAAACAAAAGAGGAAGAGTTTACCGGAAAAGCACCAAAATCCAACAATACAACGATCAATTTTAATATTGATGAAAAAAAGAACAAAGGTCTTATTTCCAGGCTGAGTCTTGGCTACGGTTCCGATAAACGCTATGAAGGAAGTGCATTTATAAGTTATTTTAAGAAAGATACCAGAATAAATATTATTGCTTCATCCAACAATATCAATTCCCAGGGATTTTCCAATGATGATGTTTTTGACAGTATGGGCAGAGGGAGAAATTCTACAGGAGGCTCATCCGGTGGCGGTATTCAAAAATCTACTACTATAGGCATCAATTATAATGATAAACTTGCAAAAAATGCTGATCTGGATAATTTCAGCATAACACGCTCCAATTCTGGTTCGGAGACAGGATCGAAGGTTTCAAGAACAACCCTTCTTCCCGAATATGCACTTACCACCCATTCTGAAAGCAAGGGAGAAAATAACAGCGAGCAGTATAATTTTGATACATCTGCAAAGATCACGCTGGATTCTTTGACCACTATTTATCTTTCACCCAAATTCAACAATTCACGGAACTCAAGCATCAGCAATTCAAATTCATCTACTTCAAGGGATAATTCTTTATTGAATGAAAGCAGTTCCTATACAAGCTCTGAATCGGAAAGTAATTCATTCACTCCTAATATTTATTTCCTGAAACAGTTCAGAAAAAAAAGACGTTACCTGAACGCTACGATAAACACCACAATTTCTGAATCCACCACCTCAAACCTGAACAAATCCGGGACTGTTTTTTATGAGGGTAATAGTCCATATGACAACCGAAATCAGCTGGCGGAAACCAAAAATCAAAACAATAATTATTATTTTGGTGTGGGTTATAGTGAACCTGTTTCAGATTCTGCATCTGTAAGCCTGAATCTAACTTATAATTCAAAAATTTCCAGAGATTTCAGAGATGTGAATGATTTTAACGCTGTCTCAGGAATGTATTCCGATTACAATATATTTTTATCCAATAGCATGAATCAGAAGTTTAATGAGATTAACCCTACGCTTTCTTTTGACATGGCTAAAAAGAAATTCAGCGTATGGGCATACATGAATGTGAGTATTTCTGATATGAAAGTACATTCTATCTACAACGGGCAAGCCTACAGCCTGCAGAAAAATTTTACACTTCCGGGATATAATGTGAATTTCAATTATGAGCTTGCTGAAAACAAAAAGATTGGACTCTCCAATTCTTCAAACTTCAGTATTCCCGGGGCGAATCAACTTATACCTTATGAAGATACCTCTAACCCGTTAAGCTCTCACACGGGAAATCCCGGTTTAAAGAATACCTGGATAAACAGCAGTTCTTTGTATTTCAGCAGCTATCACAGGATAAAGGAAATGAACTACCGTTTGAATGTCGGTTTTACGTATCGGAATAATGATATTGTCAATTATTCCAGGTATGACGATTCAGGAAAGCAGCTTATCACTTATGATAATATAAGCGGTAACAAGAATGTAAATGCTACAGGAGATTTCAGTAAAAGTTTTAAATGGAAGGACAGCAAATTAACCATCAATCCCAGGTTTAGTATGCTGTATAACTACAATAAAGGATTTATTAACGGACAGCTGTTCAGCAGCAGCTCGTACAGCATGAGCCCGGGCCTGAATATAACATATACCCTCAAAGATAGATTAAGTATAAAACCTTCTTACAGGCTTTCCTACAATTCTTCAAAATATACCAACTACAGCATTGATAAAGCAAATACAACCAACCAAACTTTAAAGCTGGAGCTTACCAATTATATTTTCAACAGCAGGCTGGTTTTCGGAAATGATTTTGAATACAGTACCAATTCTAATATTGCACCCGGTTTCAAAAAAGATTTTTATTTCTGGAATACAAGTTTAGGGTATTCATTCTTTGATAAACAGTTTACAGCAAAAGTGAAAGTTTATGATGTACTGAACCAAAACCAGAGCGTAAAGAGAACCATCTCCAATGCCTATATTGAAGACCGCGAGGATCTTATTCTCAGACGCTATATCATGTTCTCGCTAAGTATGAAACTGAACAAATTTGCAGGCAAAAAGATGTAA
- a CDS encoding CocE/NonD family hydrolase, protein MKIHISILFIFFFILGSAQNADQKDTFVKDNFIKKEVYIPMRDGVKLFTAIYIPKDISGKNKYPFLMQRTCYSIAPYGENEYRAKLGPNQYLMKDKYIFVFQDVRGRYMSEGTFTNMTPQVDRKTKKDVDESTDTYDTIDWLLKNVKDNNGKAGQYGTSYPGFYTAAGILAQHPALVASSPQAPISDFWNDDFLHNGRFMLGYFRTFPVFGVQKTRPENKAWYMDSFVKQTSEDGLKFYRDMGTLKDGYEKYYKNNFFMTEIMNHPNYDEFWQKRSLLPHLKNVNHAVMTVGGWFDAEDLSGPLNIYKTIEKTSPKAKNTIVMGPFSHGAWAQEQGKHFHNQIYFGDSIATYYQKNIETKFFNHYLKGNTKEDAGLPEALMYDTGAKEWREFASYPPKNAQKINFYLADGTLKNSSGQGFSEYYSDPDNPVLSSDNLKDFNGFTPKNYMSEDQRFAVGRPDVLTFTTDVLTEDITFAGEIMAKLNIASTSTDADFAVKLIDVYPEDFKPVEKKDGVIYPNYHQMVRSEIMPARFRNTREKGEALVPDQKTALNFRLQDVMHTFKKGHKIQIQISSTWWPLFAINPQKFMENPNFATKEEYTKAFIKVYNDSSIEAEILK, encoded by the coding sequence ATGAAGATCCATATTTCAATTTTATTTATTTTCTTTTTTATCCTTGGAAGTGCCCAAAATGCAGATCAGAAGGATACTTTTGTAAAAGACAACTTCATCAAAAAGGAAGTCTATATTCCAATGCGTGACGGAGTAAAGCTTTTCACCGCAATCTATATCCCGAAAGATATTTCCGGTAAAAACAAATATCCTTTTCTGATGCAGAGAACCTGCTACAGTATTGCTCCTTATGGTGAAAATGAATACAGAGCCAAGCTGGGACCTAACCAGTACCTGATGAAAGACAAATATATTTTCGTGTTTCAGGATGTACGCGGAAGGTATATGAGTGAAGGAACATTCACCAATATGACCCCACAGGTAGACCGCAAGACCAAAAAAGATGTGGACGAAAGCACAGATACTTATGACACCATAGATTGGCTTTTGAAAAACGTTAAAGACAATAATGGCAAGGCAGGTCAGTACGGAACTTCATATCCTGGATTTTATACTGCGGCAGGAATACTGGCACAGCATCCGGCTTTAGTTGCCTCTTCTCCTCAGGCTCCTATATCTGATTTCTGGAATGATGATTTTCTTCACAACGGTAGGTTTATGCTGGGGTATTTCAGAACCTTCCCTGTTTTCGGGGTTCAGAAGACAAGGCCTGAAAACAAAGCCTGGTACATGGATTCTTTTGTAAAGCAGACTTCTGAAGACGGCCTTAAATTCTACAGAGATATGGGAACTTTGAAGGACGGCTATGAAAAATATTACAAAAATAATTTCTTCATGACGGAGATTATGAATCATCCAAATTATGATGAATTCTGGCAGAAAAGAAGCCTTCTTCCTCATCTGAAGAATGTAAACCACGCGGTAATGACCGTTGGCGGCTGGTTTGATGCTGAAGATCTTTCAGGACCGCTTAATATTTATAAGACTATAGAAAAAACAAGTCCAAAGGCAAAAAATACAATTGTAATGGGACCTTTTTCACACGGAGCATGGGCACAGGAACAGGGGAAACATTTTCATAACCAAATCTATTTCGGGGATAGCATTGCAACCTATTACCAGAAAAATATTGAAACCAAATTCTTCAACCATTATTTAAAAGGAAACACAAAAGAAGATGCCGGACTTCCGGAGGCTTTAATGTATGATACGGGAGCTAAAGAATGGAGAGAGTTTGCTTCTTATCCTCCGAAGAATGCTCAGAAAATCAATTTCTATTTAGCAGATGGAACATTGAAAAATTCTTCAGGGCAAGGTTTTTCAGAATATTACAGCGATCCGGACAATCCTGTTTTAAGTTCGGATAATCTGAAGGACTTTAATGGGTTTACTCCTAAAAACTATATGTCGGAAGATCAAAGGTTTGCAGTAGGGAGGCCAGATGTTCTGACTTTTACAACAGACGTTCTAACAGAAGATATCACATTTGCCGGTGAGATCATGGCTAAACTTAATATTGCTTCCACTTCTACAGATGCAGATTTTGCGGTAAAACTGATCGATGTTTATCCTGAAGATTTTAAACCAGTGGAAAAGAAAGACGGTGTAATCTATCCTAACTATCATCAAATGGTAAGAAGTGAAATTATGCCTGCCAGATTCAGAAATACCCGCGAAAAAGGAGAAGCTTTGGTACCTGACCAAAAAACAGCCCTGAATTTCAGGCTTCAGGATGTAATGCATACTTTCAAAAAAGGTCATAAAATCCAGATTCAGATCAGCAGCACATGGTGGCCGCTATTTGCAATAAACCCTCAGAAGTTTATGGAAAATCCAAATTTTGCGACGAAAGAAGAGTATACGAAAGCTTTTATTAAAGTATATAATGACAGTTCTATTGAAGCAGAGATATTGAAATAG
- a CDS encoding alpha-ketoglutarate-dependent dioxygenase AlkB family protein — protein sequence MNSLFEEISEYPLNVLPHDGTVHYYGKVFNREKSRHFYDYLFHQIPWENDEAMIFGKLILTKRKVAWFGEKAFEYTYSKRTKLAKFWTPELLELKQKCEEVSGETYNSCLLNLYHDGSEGMAYHSDGETDLKKHGAIASLTFGAERKFLFKHKTTKEKVEIFLENGSLLIMKGTTQENWLHRLPPTTKVNAPRVNLTFRTIEE from the coding sequence ATGAACAGCCTGTTTGAAGAAATATCAGAATACCCTTTGAATGTCCTTCCGCATGACGGTACAGTCCATTATTACGGAAAGGTTTTTAACAGGGAGAAGTCCCGGCATTTTTATGATTACCTGTTCCATCAGATTCCGTGGGAAAATGATGAGGCAATGATCTTCGGAAAATTAATTTTAACAAAAAGAAAAGTAGCATGGTTCGGGGAAAAAGCCTTTGAATATACTTATTCAAAACGGACAAAACTGGCAAAATTCTGGACTCCGGAACTGCTGGAACTCAAGCAAAAATGTGAGGAAGTTTCAGGAGAAACGTACAATTCATGCCTTCTCAATTTATATCATGACGGAAGTGAAGGAATGGCTTATCACAGCGATGGCGAAACCGATCTTAAAAAACACGGTGCTATTGCTTCACTGACTTTCGGTGCTGAAAGAAAATTTTTATTTAAACATAAAACAACCAAAGAGAAAGTGGAGATATTCCTTGAAAACGGAAGTTTACTGATCATGAAAGGAACAACCCAGGAAAACTGGCTCCACAGGCTTCCACCTACAACTAAAGTAAATGCACCACGTGTAAATCTTACTTTCAGAACAATTGAAGAATAA
- a CDS encoding bifunctional helix-turn-helix domain-containing protein/methylated-DNA--[protein]-cysteine S-methyltransferase: MSAQNQIDYNRIAKAIEYIQSNFRLQPGLEEVAENIHLSPAHFQKIFTDWAGTSPKKFLQFISLEHAKNLLKEEKASLFDTAYETGLSSTSRLHDLFVKIEGMSPAEYKNGGKSLNINYSFSKSPFGYVMAASTEKGICYMAFEDDKETALGNLKQKFPNASFFERQDTLQKNALSIFSQDWTKLNTIKLHLKGTDFQLKVWESLLTIPMGKLSTYGNLAEKIGNPGASRAVGTAIGSNPVAFLIPCHRVIQSTGNIGGYRWGSGRKQMIVGWESSQIYSGNSVLP; this comes from the coding sequence ATGTCCGCACAAAATCAGATAGATTATAACAGAATTGCCAAAGCGATAGAATATATCCAGAGCAATTTCAGGCTTCAGCCAGGTTTGGAGGAAGTGGCAGAGAATATTCACTTAAGTCCGGCTCATTTTCAGAAAATATTTACGGATTGGGCAGGAACAAGTCCGAAAAAGTTTTTGCAGTTCATCAGTCTTGAACATGCCAAAAATTTATTGAAGGAAGAAAAAGCGAGTTTATTTGATACCGCCTATGAAACAGGACTTTCCAGTACAAGCAGGCTTCATGACCTTTTTGTGAAAATAGAAGGAATGTCTCCGGCGGAATATAAAAACGGTGGAAAAAGCCTGAACATTAATTACAGTTTTTCCAAAAGTCCTTTTGGATATGTAATGGCAGCGTCTACAGAAAAAGGGATCTGCTATATGGCTTTTGAAGACGATAAAGAAACAGCATTGGGAAACCTGAAACAAAAGTTTCCTAATGCTTCTTTTTTTGAAAGGCAGGATACGCTGCAGAAAAACGCACTGTCCATATTCAGTCAGGACTGGACGAAGCTCAATACCATCAAACTACACCTGAAAGGAACAGATTTTCAGCTTAAAGTCTGGGAAAGTCTGCTTACCATACCAATGGGAAAACTTTCCACTTATGGAAACCTTGCCGAAAAAATAGGAAATCCTGGTGCATCCAGGGCAGTCGGAACAGCAATTGGCAGTAATCCGGTAGCATTTCTTATTCCATGTCACCGTGTGATCCAGTCTACGGGCAATATTGGAGGTTACAGATGGGGAAGCGGCAGAAAACAGATGATCGTGGGCTGGGAGAGTTCACAGATCTATTCCGGAAATTCTGTTTTGCCTTAA
- the speB gene encoding agmatinase, with protein MRTYAGIPEENATLENSKVMLVTVPYDGTSTWGKGADKGPELFLNASENMELYDIETGTEPYLDGVYLAGEISENSTPEAMTEAVYQKTKELLNNEGKVFTLFGGEHSVSIGSIRAVGEKFENLTVLQLDAHTDLRPEFHGSTSNHACAVFEANQKHNLVQVGIRSMDAEEAEYLSEGRVFFAHEIANNDNWINDVLEKVSGNVYITIDLDAFDPSIAPSTGTPEPGGLQWYPTLELLRKVFEKCNVVAFDIVELMDSPMAKPTAFLAAKLYYKMLAYNHIYNNN; from the coding sequence ATGAGAACATACGCAGGAATTCCTGAAGAAAATGCAACCTTAGAAAATTCTAAAGTAATGCTGGTAACAGTTCCTTACGATGGAACTTCAACATGGGGAAAAGGAGCCGACAAAGGTCCTGAATTATTTTTAAATGCTTCTGAAAATATGGAGCTTTATGATATTGAAACAGGAACTGAACCTTATCTTGACGGAGTATATCTGGCAGGAGAAATTTCTGAAAATTCCACTCCGGAAGCAATGACAGAAGCAGTTTACCAGAAAACCAAAGAGCTTTTGAACAACGAAGGAAAAGTATTTACCCTTTTCGGCGGTGAGCATTCTGTTTCTATAGGCTCTATCCGTGCAGTAGGAGAAAAATTTGAAAATCTTACGGTTCTTCAATTGGATGCCCATACAGACCTTCGTCCTGAATTCCACGGATCTACTTCCAACCACGCATGTGCGGTTTTTGAAGCCAATCAGAAGCATAACCTGGTTCAGGTGGGAATCCGTTCCATGGATGCTGAAGAAGCTGAATACCTGTCGGAAGGAAGAGTGTTTTTTGCCCACGAGATTGCTAATAATGATAACTGGATCAATGATGTTTTGGAGAAAGTTTCAGGAAACGTTTATATTACGATCGACCTGGATGCCTTTGACCCGTCAATTGCCCCATCTACAGGAACTCCGGAACCGGGCGGACTTCAGTGGTACCCAACTCTGGAATTATTAAGAAAAGTATTTGAAAAATGTAACGTAGTGGCATTTGATATTGTAGAATTAATGGATTCTCCGATGGCTAAGCCCACAGCTTTCCTGGCAGCGAAGCTATATTACAAAATGCTTGCTTACAACCATATCTATAACAACAACTAA
- a CDS encoding HAD family hydrolase, with product MSLKAVLFDMDGVIVDTEPLHRKAYFKTFDELEIAVSEDLYTSFTGASTKRVCETLIDKYSLTHTHEAIAGIKRSHFKNYFDNDEDFDLIPGVRELIKHYYENDIKLILASSATMITINMVFEKFGLEKYFSGKISGADLKESKPHPEVFLLAAEMAGESVKNCMVIEDSTNGILAAHRAEIFCAAYRSPHSKDQDYTLADIVVSDYEELELDKLTKYF from the coding sequence ATGTCCTTAAAAGCTGTTCTTTTCGATATGGATGGGGTGATTGTAGATACGGAACCATTGCACAGAAAAGCTTATTTTAAAACGTTTGACGAACTGGAAATTGCCGTTTCCGAAGATTTATACACTTCTTTTACCGGAGCCTCTACCAAAAGGGTTTGCGAAACATTGATTGACAAATATAGTTTAACACATACCCATGAAGCCATCGCAGGTATTAAAAGGTCCCACTTCAAAAATTATTTTGATAATGATGAAGATTTTGATCTGATTCCGGGCGTAAGGGAACTGATTAAACATTATTACGAAAACGATATTAAGCTTATCCTGGCTTCTTCAGCGACAATGATAACCATCAATATGGTTTTTGAAAAATTCGGGCTTGAAAAATATTTCAGCGGAAAGATCAGCGGTGCAGACCTGAAGGAATCAAAACCTCATCCTGAAGTATTTTTATTAGCAGCAGAAATGGCAGGAGAATCTGTGAAAAACTGTATGGTAATTGAAGATTCCACTAACGGGATTCTTGCTGCACACAGAGCGGAAATTTTCTGTGCAGCCTACAGAAGCCCGCATTCAAAAGATCAGGATTATACTTTAGCGGATATCGTGGTTTCAGACTATGAGGAACTGGAGCTTGATAAGCTTACAAAATATTTTTAA